In Papio anubis isolate 15944 chromosome 17, Panubis1.0, whole genome shotgun sequence, the following are encoded in one genomic region:
- the LOC101016759 gene encoding nucleoside diphosphate kinase B isoform X2 — protein sequence MANLERTFIAIKPDGVQRGLVGEIIKRFEQKGFRLVAMKFLRASEEHLKQHYVDLKDRPFFPGLVKYMNSGPVVAMEHHSWQ from the exons ATGGCCAACCTCGAGCGCACCTTCATCGCCATCAAGCCGGACGGCGTGCAGCGCGGCCTGGTGGGCGAGATCATCAAGCGCTTCGAGCAGAAGGGGTTCCGCCTCGTGGCCATGAAGTTCCTCCGG GCCTCTGAGGAACACCTGAAGCAGCACTACGTTGACCTGAAAGACCGCCCGTTCTTCCCCGGGCTGGTGAAGTATATGAACTCGGGGCCGGTTGTGGCCATG
- the NME1 gene encoding nucleoside diphosphate kinase A — MANCERTFIAIKPDGVQRGLVGEIIKRFEQKGFRLVGLKFMQASEDLLKEHYIDLKDRPFFAGLVKYMHSGPVVAMVWEGLNVVKTGRVMLGETNPADSKPGTIRGDFCIQVGRNIIHGSDSVESAEKEISLWFHPEELVDYMSCAQNWIYE, encoded by the exons ATGGCCAACTGTGAGCGTACCTTCATTGCGATCAAACCAGATGGGGTCCAGCGGGGTCTTGTCGGAGAGATTATCAAGCGTTTTGAGCAGAAAGGATTCCGCCTTGTTGGTCTGAAATTCATGCAA GCCTCTGAAGACCTTCTCAAGGAACACTACATTGACCTGAAGGACCGTCCGTTCTTTGCCGGCCTGGTGAAATACATGCACTCAGGGCCGGTAGTTGCCATG GTCTGGGAGGGGCTGAATGTGGTGAAGACAGGCCGAGTCATGCTCGGGGAGACCAACCCTGCGGACTCCAAGCCTGGGACCATCCGTGGAGACTTCTGCATACAAGTTGGCAG GAACATTATACATGGCAGTGATTCCGTGGAGAGTGCAGAGAAGGAGATCAGCTTGTGGTTTCACCCTGAGGAACTGGTAGATTACATGAGCTGTGCTCAGAACTGGATCTATGAATGA